Proteins from a single region of Chromobacterium sp. ATCC 53434:
- a CDS encoding dienelactone hydrolase family protein, producing MSPATLSLLLLLFALPPAAGAETMSRDLGEEVVRLPVTLPDGSRHALTVTVFHPDEAGPHPLALLSHGRATSAAARADPPRQRMETAARYLVRKGFIVLVPTRAGYGADAGGADPEDSGPCRRKDYPASLRAAVAQILAALDYGRRLPDVDGRALLIGQSVGGIATVAAAAENPPGVVTAINFAGGAGGDPDSHPGVPCSPAQLQQLYAEFGSRGRVPMLWVYTRNDRFFGQEYSQAWARVYRAAGAPLDYRLLPAFGDNGHLLFSQGADIWMPLLEDYLRGLGFARPGLAGRPSPSGYAALDDGERVPYLSRADRLGGYGRFLSSPLPRAFAISPSGRWGYAYGGDAIDRALDFCHNGNSSPCSLYAVDRDVVWPDGADGR from the coding sequence ATGTCGCCAGCCACCCTGTCGCTGCTTCTCCTGCTGTTCGCCCTGCCGCCCGCCGCCGGCGCCGAAACGATGTCGCGCGACCTCGGCGAGGAGGTGGTCCGCCTGCCGGTGACGCTGCCGGACGGCAGCCGCCACGCGCTGACCGTCACCGTGTTCCACCCCGATGAGGCCGGCCCGCACCCGCTGGCGCTGCTCAGCCACGGCCGCGCCACCAGCGCCGCCGCCCGCGCCGATCCGCCGCGCCAGCGGATGGAGACGGCGGCGCGCTATCTGGTGCGCAAGGGCTTCATCGTGCTGGTGCCGACCCGCGCCGGCTATGGCGCCGACGCCGGCGGCGCCGATCCCGAAGACTCCGGCCCGTGCCGGCGCAAGGACTACCCGGCCTCGCTGCGGGCCGCCGTCGCGCAGATTCTGGCGGCGCTGGACTACGGCCGGCGGCTGCCGGACGTCGACGGCCGGGCGCTGCTGATCGGCCAGTCGGTCGGCGGCATCGCCACCGTGGCCGCCGCCGCCGAGAACCCGCCCGGCGTGGTGACCGCGATCAATTTCGCCGGCGGCGCCGGCGGCGACCCCGACAGCCATCCGGGCGTGCCGTGCTCGCCGGCGCAATTACAGCAGCTGTACGCCGAGTTCGGCAGCCGCGGCCGGGTGCCGATGCTGTGGGTCTACACGCGGAACGACCGCTTTTTCGGCCAGGAATACTCGCAGGCCTGGGCCCGGGTCTACCGCGCCGCCGGCGCGCCGCTGGACTATCGGCTGCTGCCGGCCTTCGGCGACAACGGCCATCTGTTGTTCTCCCAGGGCGCCGACATCTGGATGCCGCTGCTGGAGGACTATCTGCGCGGCCTGGGCTTCGCCCGGCCCGGACTCGCCGGCCGGCCATCGCCCAGCGGCTACGCCGCGCTGGACGACGGCGAGCGCGTCCCCTATCTCAGCCGCGCCGACCGCCTAGGCGGCTACGGCCGCTTCCTCTCCAGCCCGCTGCCGCGCGCCTTCGCGATCAGCCCGAGCGGCCGCTGGGGCTACGCCTACGGCGGCGACGCGATAGATCGCGCGCTGGACTTCTGCCACAACGGCAATTCCAGCCCGTGCTCGCTGTACGCGGTGGACCGGGACGTGGTGTGGCCGGACGGCGCCGACGGGCGCTGA
- the dacB gene encoding D-alanyl-D-alanine carboxypeptidase/D-alanyl-D-alanine-endopeptidase — protein sequence MRKTITIAAACGLALLSAAASALDLHGLKPDEIAVWAAPVDGGGPVVGHRADAPVNPASTMKLLTGWAALNRLGPDYRWKTALLSAAPLDGDALKGDLYWLGGGDPRFDDGNLLSLLYSLRLRGIRKLDGRLLLDKRAFGNIGGADDFDGDAGRAFVVGPDTHLTNLKVAWLSFFNDGRGARVALDPPLAGVTLNVSLTPGPDVPCPDVRAFVSIRNDGRHVVVDGKLPPACDGRRAYVNVLDHDEFAGQDFAAMWAALGGSGPSRVERGRAPDDARELAAWESQPLAVALADINKYSNNTMARTLFLTLGREAGGEDTAAAAERALREELRHRGMDDVDALRLENGAGLSRRERVTARLLGQVLLDAARGPYAGEFESSLPIAGVDGTLKKRFADLGPRLRLKTGTLNDVKALAGYWLAADGRRLAIVAIVNSPRAAQMGPALDAVVADLARDFNTATMRSSASPRRPNPL from the coding sequence ATGAGAAAAACCATCACCATCGCCGCGGCCTGCGGCCTGGCGCTGTTGTCCGCCGCGGCGTCGGCGCTGGACCTGCACGGCCTGAAGCCGGACGAGATCGCCGTGTGGGCGGCGCCGGTCGACGGCGGCGGGCCGGTGGTCGGCCACCGCGCCGACGCGCCGGTGAATCCCGCGTCGACGATGAAGCTGTTGACCGGCTGGGCGGCGCTGAACCGGCTGGGGCCGGACTATCGCTGGAAGACGGCGCTGCTGTCGGCCGCGCCGCTGGACGGCGACGCGCTGAAGGGCGATCTGTACTGGCTGGGCGGCGGCGATCCGCGTTTCGACGACGGCAATCTGCTGAGCCTGCTGTACAGCCTCAGGCTGCGCGGCATCCGCAAGCTGGACGGCCGCTTGCTGCTGGACAAGCGGGCCTTCGGCAATATCGGCGGCGCCGACGATTTCGACGGCGACGCCGGCCGCGCCTTCGTTGTCGGGCCGGACACCCACCTGACCAATCTGAAAGTGGCCTGGCTGAGCTTTTTCAACGACGGCCGGGGCGCGCGCGTCGCGTTGGACCCGCCGCTGGCCGGCGTGACGCTGAACGTCTCGCTGACGCCGGGGCCGGACGTGCCGTGCCCGGATGTGCGCGCCTTCGTCTCGATACGCAACGACGGCCGCCATGTCGTCGTCGACGGCAAGCTGCCGCCGGCCTGCGACGGCCGGCGCGCCTACGTCAACGTGCTGGACCACGACGAATTCGCCGGACAGGACTTCGCCGCGATGTGGGCGGCGCTCGGCGGCAGCGGCCCGTCGCGCGTCGAGCGCGGCCGCGCGCCGGACGACGCGCGCGAGCTGGCCGCCTGGGAGTCTCAGCCGCTGGCGGTGGCGCTGGCCGACATCAACAAGTACAGCAACAACACCATGGCGCGCACGCTGTTCCTGACGCTGGGCCGGGAGGCCGGCGGCGAGGACACCGCCGCCGCCGCCGAGCGCGCGCTGCGCGAGGAGTTGCGGCACCGGGGGATGGACGACGTCGACGCGTTGCGGCTGGAGAACGGCGCCGGCCTGTCGCGGCGGGAGCGCGTGACGGCCAGGCTGCTGGGCCAGGTGCTGCTGGACGCGGCGCGCGGGCCGTACGCCGGCGAATTCGAGTCCAGCCTGCCGATCGCCGGCGTCGACGGCACGCTGAAAAAGCGCTTCGCCGATCTCGGACCGCGCTTGAGGCTGAAGACCGGCACGTTGAACGACGTCAAGGCGCTGGCCGGCTACTGGCTGGCGGCCGACGGCCGGCGCCTCGCCATCGTCGCCATCGTCAACAGCCCGCGGGCGGCGCAGATGGGCCCGGCGCTGGACGCGGTGGTGGCCGATCTGGCGCGCGACTTCAACACCGCGACGATGCGATCCAGCGCAAGCCCTCGGCGGCCGAACCCGCTATAA
- the secB gene encoding protein-export chaperone SecB, with translation MSEQQELQPAFSIEKIYVKDMSLEVPNAPQVFLEQAQPEIDMQLASEGKQLDDGFYEVSLTVTVTAKLPEKTMFLCEVAQAGIFQIRNVPAEDLDPILGVACPNILFPYAREAVSSVVNRAGFPPVLLAPINFEALYMQQRAQQAEAGNA, from the coding sequence ATGAGCGAACAACAAGAGCTGCAACCGGCGTTTTCCATCGAGAAAATCTACGTCAAGGACATGTCGCTGGAGGTGCCGAACGCGCCGCAGGTGTTCCTGGAGCAGGCCCAGCCGGAAATCGACATGCAGCTGGCCAGCGAAGGCAAGCAGCTGGACGACGGCTTCTACGAAGTGTCGCTGACCGTTACCGTGACCGCCAAGCTGCCGGAAAAAACCATGTTCCTGTGCGAAGTGGCCCAAGCCGGCATCTTCCAGATCCGCAACGTGCCGGCCGAAGACCTCGACCCTATCCTCGGCGTGGCCTGCCCGAACATCCTGTTCCCGTACGCCCGCGAAGCGGTGTCCAGCGTGGTGAACCGCGCGGGCTTCCCGCCGGTGCTGCTGGCGCCGATCAACTTCGAAGCCCTGTACATGCAGCAGCGCGCGCAGCAGGCCGAAGCCGGCAACGCTTGA
- the grxC gene encoding glutaredoxin 3, which produces MKPVTMYTTAVCPYCIRAKQLLASKGVDGIEEVRVDLDPAARETMMAQTGRRTVPQIFIGETHVGGYDDLAALNHAGKLDPLLAD; this is translated from the coding sequence ATGAAACCGGTCACCATGTACACCACCGCGGTCTGCCCGTACTGCATCCGCGCCAAGCAGCTGCTGGCCAGCAAGGGCGTCGACGGCATCGAGGAGGTCCGCGTCGATCTCGACCCGGCCGCGCGCGAGACGATGATGGCCCAGACGGGCCGCCGCACCGTGCCGCAGATTTTCATCGGCGAGACCCACGTCGGCGGTTACGACGATCTGGCGGCGCTGAACCACGCCGGCAAGCTGGACCCGCTGCTGGCGGACTGA
- a CDS encoding FAD-dependent monooxygenase, giving the protein MEHRDIVIVGGGMVGSALGAALAGSGLSVCVLEREAPAPFAPEQAPDLRVSAISPASAAFLQTIGAWDKVLAMRAAPYRRMQVWEGDEATGTLFDAAEAGVPELGHIVENRVVQLAATAALRGHSDIDYRCPAAVESLIYRPQASQLTLSDGSRIQARLLIAADGARSQVRDAAGIGVTGWDYPMHALALSCKMEGGQQDITWQRFTPDGPQAFLPLCGDAASLVWYHRPEEVKRLLTLSDDELIAAVSQAFPRKLPGIRELTARGSFGLTRRHAQYYVRDGVALAGDAAHTIHPLAGQGVNLGFQDVALLVRTIRDAVAAGEDWAGMKTLSRYQRARKPANLAMQTGMDAFCYGFSNDIAPLRLLRGLGLRLADKAGPLKREAIRYALGLRA; this is encoded by the coding sequence ATGGAACATCGCGACATCGTCATCGTCGGCGGCGGCATGGTCGGCAGCGCGCTGGGCGCCGCGCTGGCCGGCAGCGGCCTGTCGGTCTGCGTGCTGGAAAGGGAGGCGCCCGCGCCGTTCGCGCCCGAGCAGGCGCCCGATCTGCGCGTCTCGGCGATCAGCCCGGCCTCGGCCGCCTTTCTGCAAACCATAGGCGCCTGGGACAAGGTATTGGCGATGCGCGCCGCGCCCTATCGCCGGATGCAGGTATGGGAAGGCGACGAGGCCACAGGCACCTTGTTCGACGCCGCCGAGGCCGGCGTGCCGGAACTGGGCCACATCGTGGAAAACCGCGTGGTGCAACTGGCCGCCACCGCGGCGCTGCGCGGCCACAGCGATATCGACTACCGCTGCCCGGCCGCGGTGGAAAGCCTGATCTACCGGCCCCAGGCCTCGCAGCTGACGCTGTCGGACGGCAGCCGGATCCAGGCCAGGCTGCTGATCGCCGCCGACGGCGCCCGCTCGCAGGTGCGCGACGCCGCCGGCATCGGCGTCACCGGCTGGGACTATCCGATGCACGCGCTGGCGCTGAGCTGCAAGATGGAGGGCGGCCAGCAGGACATCACCTGGCAACGCTTCACCCCTGACGGCCCGCAGGCCTTTCTGCCCTTGTGCGGCGACGCCGCCTCGCTGGTGTGGTACCACCGGCCGGAAGAGGTGAAGCGCTTGCTGACGCTGAGCGACGACGAGCTGATCGCCGCCGTCAGCCAGGCTTTTCCGCGCAAGCTGCCCGGCATCCGGGAACTGACGGCGCGCGGCAGCTTCGGCCTGACCCGCCGCCACGCCCAATACTATGTCAGGGACGGCGTGGCGCTGGCCGGCGACGCCGCCCACACCATCCATCCGTTGGCCGGCCAGGGCGTCAACCTCGGCTTCCAGGACGTCGCGCTGCTGGTCCGGACCATTCGCGACGCCGTCGCCGCCGGCGAAGACTGGGCGGGCATGAAAACGCTGTCCCGCTACCAGCGCGCGCGCAAGCCGGCCAATCTGGCGATGCAGACCGGCATGGACGCGTTCTGCTACGGCTTCTCCAACGACATCGCGCCGCTGCGCCTGCTCCGCGGCCTGGGCCTGAGGCTCGCCGACAAGGCCGGCCCGCTGAAGCGCGAGGCGATACGCTACGCACTGGGGCTGCGCGCCTGA
- a CDS encoding DUF4153 domain-containing protein, whose translation MNTFRIRAAIGLLQGIALYALYRASDHDGWLSLHPLLFSPLLLAAAFLPLLCQTGLGVLRPARLTAWLAGLAVVVAAIGAHDRWRVGLEHAARADLMPDALTALGVAALLFIAWPLILAGESERRWRASYPAYFDVAWKLGLQLMLSGLFVGVFWLILQLGAGLFSLVGIDGLRRLIGEAEFAIPASTLALSAGLHLSDVRPGIIQGLRSLLLTLLSWLLPLLVLLIAAFLSLLPFTGLDGLWKTGHATMLLLGASGLLIFLLNTAYQDGGEAHGRVISLSLRVACLLLAPLQALAAYALALRVGQYGWSPDRVFAACFVMLGACYAAGYGWTVLRRQAGLSGVACANIGTAWLSLALLAAVLTPLADPVRISVSSQLSRLQAGRVAPARFDFDFLRYHGLRYGHAALLRLKNDAGADGAIRRKAGDALGENRPQPKPPVQAVHPRGLTALPSGFLAQDWKQMSKRMADLPSCLQDGREECDAYVGAYSGAGKQEVLLAEKGASRLSLFQRDAQGLWTLAGTYDLPAACPAPLDALAAGHARTAPPLLPDLEAGGLRLRPRYPYVAQPCPGAGK comes from the coding sequence ATGAACACATTCCGCATTCGCGCCGCCATCGGCCTGCTGCAAGGGATCGCGCTTTACGCGCTGTACCGCGCCTCGGACCACGACGGCTGGCTGTCGCTCCATCCGCTGCTGTTCTCGCCGCTGCTGCTGGCCGCCGCGTTCCTGCCCTTGCTGTGCCAGACCGGACTGGGCGTGTTGCGCCCCGCCCGGCTGACGGCATGGCTGGCCGGGCTGGCCGTCGTCGTCGCCGCCATCGGCGCGCATGATCGCTGGCGCGTCGGACTGGAGCACGCCGCGCGCGCGGACCTGATGCCGGACGCGCTGACGGCCCTGGGCGTCGCCGCGCTGCTGTTCATCGCCTGGCCGCTGATCCTGGCCGGCGAAAGCGAACGGCGCTGGCGGGCGTCCTACCCCGCCTATTTCGACGTGGCCTGGAAGCTTGGCCTGCAACTGATGCTCTCCGGCCTGTTCGTCGGCGTGTTCTGGCTGATCCTTCAATTGGGCGCCGGGCTGTTCTCGCTGGTCGGCATAGACGGCCTGCGCCGGCTGATAGGCGAGGCCGAGTTCGCGATACCGGCCAGCACGCTCGCGCTGTCGGCCGGCCTGCATCTGAGCGATGTCCGCCCGGGCATCATCCAGGGACTGCGCTCGCTGTTGCTGACCCTGCTGTCCTGGCTGCTGCCGCTGCTGGTCCTGTTGATCGCCGCCTTTCTGTCGCTGCTGCCCTTCACCGGGCTGGACGGCCTGTGGAAGACCGGCCACGCCACCATGCTCTTGCTCGGCGCCAGCGGGCTGCTGATCTTTCTGCTGAACACCGCCTACCAGGATGGCGGCGAGGCGCACGGCCGCGTCATCTCGCTCAGCCTGCGCGTCGCCTGCCTGCTGCTCGCGCCGCTGCAAGCGCTGGCCGCCTACGCGCTGGCATTGCGCGTGGGCCAGTACGGCTGGTCGCCGGACCGGGTGTTCGCCGCCTGCTTCGTCATGCTCGGCGCCTGCTACGCCGCCGGCTACGGCTGGACGGTATTGCGGCGGCAGGCCGGGCTCTCCGGCGTCGCCTGCGCCAATATCGGCACCGCCTGGCTGTCGCTCGCCCTGCTGGCCGCCGTGCTGACGCCATTGGCCGACCCGGTGCGGATCTCGGTCTCCAGCCAATTGTCCCGGCTGCAGGCCGGCCGCGTGGCCCCCGCGCGCTTCGACTTCGATTTCCTGCGCTATCACGGGCTGCGCTATGGCCATGCCGCCCTGCTGCGGCTGAAGAACGATGCCGGCGCCGACGGCGCCATCCGCCGCAAGGCCGGCGACGCGCTCGGCGAGAACCGGCCCCAGCCCAAGCCTCCGGTCCAGGCGGTCCACCCGCGCGGCCTGACCGCGCTGCCGTCCGGTTTCCTGGCCCAGGACTGGAAGCAGATGTCCAAGCGCATGGCCGATCTGCCATCCTGCCTGCAGGACGGCCGCGAGGAATGCGACGCCTATGTCGGCGCTTACAGCGGCGCCGGCAAACAGGAAGTGCTGCTGGCGGAAAAGGGCGCTTCCCGTCTGTCGCTGTTCCAGCGGGACGCCCAGGGCCTGTGGACGCTCGCCGGCACCTACGACCTGCCCGCCGCATGCCCGGCGCCGCTTGACGCGTTGGCGGCCGGACACGCGCGTACCGCTCCGCCGCTGCTGCCCGACCTGGAAGCCGGCGGACTGCGGCTGCGGCCGCGCTACCCCTACGTTGCCCAGCCCTGCCCCGGCGCGGGCAAATGA
- a CDS encoding NAD(P)H-dependent glycerol-3-phosphate dehydrogenase, with translation MKLAILGAGAWGTALAIAFARHHQVTLWARDAAQIGRMDGARVNARYLPDCPFPDGLELSSDLDETLADAELALIVTPMAGLRPTLRALASLETPPPLLWACKGFEAGSSLLPHQVAEEELPAGHPCGVLSGPSFAREVARGLPAAVAIASADAEFAADVARELHSPLLRLYANDDLVGVEVGGAVKNVMAIATGVADGLDFGLNARAALITRGLAEISRLGMALGASPQTMMGLSGMGDLILTCTGALSRNRQVGLKLAEGKPLPQVLDELGHVAEGVATAREVLTMAERLQVDMPITAAVCGLLYQGHDPQRVVAELLSRSPKSESGGLLD, from the coding sequence ATGAAACTGGCGATACTGGGAGCCGGCGCCTGGGGCACCGCGCTGGCGATAGCTTTTGCCCGTCACCACCAGGTGACGCTGTGGGCGCGCGACGCGGCCCAGATCGGCCGGATGGACGGGGCGCGCGTCAATGCGCGCTATCTGCCCGATTGCCCGTTTCCCGACGGGCTGGAACTGTCTTCCGATCTCGACGAGACGCTCGCCGACGCCGAACTGGCGTTGATCGTCACGCCGATGGCGGGCCTGAGACCGACGCTCAGGGCGCTGGCGAGCCTGGAGACGCCGCCGCCGCTGCTGTGGGCGTGCAAGGGTTTCGAGGCCGGCTCCAGCCTGCTGCCGCACCAGGTGGCGGAGGAGGAATTGCCGGCCGGCCATCCGTGCGGCGTCCTGTCCGGCCCCAGCTTCGCCCGCGAGGTGGCGCGGGGCTTGCCGGCGGCGGTGGCGATCGCCTCCGCCGACGCGGAGTTCGCCGCCGACGTCGCCCGCGAGTTGCACAGCCCGCTGCTGCGGCTGTACGCCAACGACGATCTGGTCGGCGTCGAGGTCGGCGGCGCGGTGAAGAATGTGATGGCGATCGCCACCGGCGTCGCCGACGGCCTGGACTTCGGCCTGAACGCCCGGGCGGCGCTGATCACCCGCGGCCTGGCCGAGATTTCCCGGCTGGGCATGGCGCTGGGCGCCAGCCCGCAGACCATGATGGGCCTGTCCGGCATGGGCGATCTGATCCTGACCTGCACCGGCGCGCTGTCGCGCAACCGCCAAGTGGGCCTGAAGCTGGCCGAGGGCAAGCCGCTGCCGCAGGTGCTGGACGAGCTGGGCCATGTGGCCGAGGGCGTCGCCACCGCGCGAGAAGTGCTGACGATGGCCGAGCGCCTGCAGGTGGACATGCCGATCACCGCCGCGGTATGCGGCCTGCTGTACCAGGGCCACGATCCGCAGCGGGTGGTGGCCGAGCTGCTCAGCCGCTCGCCGAAGTCCGAGTCCGGCGGCCTGCTGGACTGA
- the folE gene encoding GTP cyclohydrolase I FolE, protein MSFTDDHDHAACQHPLDRVRPFDAAAFEQAVADMLRASGIAIDPIHTGKTAQRVRELWQKRLLDGYDTSPADALGCGFADQRRDMVVIRSLAVHGMCPHHLLPFRGVAHVAYLPGGRLHGFGRIARMVDAISHRYTYQEWITGEIARTLVEHGEARGAACLIEAEQLCLLMGENRRGDERVITQCYAGAFEADAQARNEFLRAIER, encoded by the coding sequence ATGTCCTTTACCGACGACCACGACCACGCCGCCTGCCAACACCCGCTTGATCGCGTCCGCCCGTTCGACGCCGCCGCCTTCGAACAGGCTGTCGCCGACATGCTGCGCGCCAGCGGCATCGCCATCGATCCGATCCACACCGGCAAGACCGCCCAACGCGTGCGCGAGCTGTGGCAGAAGCGGCTGCTGGACGGCTACGACACCTCGCCGGCCGACGCGCTGGGCTGCGGCTTCGCCGACCAGCGCCGCGACATGGTGGTGATACGCAGCCTGGCGGTGCACGGCATGTGTCCGCACCATCTGCTGCCGTTCCGCGGCGTCGCCCACGTCGCCTACCTGCCCGGCGGCCGCTTGCACGGCTTCGGCCGCATCGCGCGGATGGTGGACGCGATCAGCCACCGCTACACCTATCAGGAATGGATCACCGGCGAGATCGCCCGCACCCTGGTCGAACACGGCGAGGCGCGCGGCGCCGCCTGCCTGATCGAGGCGGAGCAGCTATGCCTGCTGATGGGGGAAAACCGCCGCGGCGACGAGCGCGTGATCACCCAGTGCTACGCCGGCGCCTTCGAAGCCGACGCCCAGGCCCGCAACGAGTTCCTGCGCGCGATAGAGCGCTAG
- a CDS encoding LysR family transcriptional regulator, which produces MRTNHLPDAQALLAFDALVRCGSFTAAAAKLECTKSRVSQLVKALEKELGTVLVLRNTRRVALTETGQRLAAHARELRSLLERARLDINEADGEVSGPLVISSITSFAQYLLAPVLAELAVLHPGLQLKLQVENRLQDPIAEGLDFCIRTRNVHDDALVAKPLGLVREWAFASPDYLAKSPPLEVPEDLSRHRILLDVSRAKLRDTPEWLLEKDGQQKQIRVQPVLSSHQYAPLLSAAIAGSGIALLPAYVASEHLKSGRLLPVLPGWSHDCWPVYLVYPYRHPLPRKYEAFIQHVVPRMRALLQAGIDPGQGGGAPALPE; this is translated from the coding sequence ATGAGAACAAATCACCTACCCGATGCCCAGGCGCTGCTGGCCTTCGACGCGCTGGTCCGCTGCGGCAGCTTCACCGCCGCCGCCGCCAAGCTGGAATGCACCAAAAGCCGGGTCAGCCAGTTGGTCAAGGCGCTGGAAAAAGAGCTCGGCACCGTGCTGGTGCTGCGCAATACCCGCCGCGTGGCGCTGACCGAGACCGGCCAGCGGCTGGCGGCGCACGCGCGCGAGCTGCGCAGCCTGCTGGAACGCGCCCGCCTCGACATCAACGAGGCCGACGGCGAGGTCAGCGGACCGCTGGTGATCAGCTCCATCACCTCCTTCGCCCAGTATCTGCTGGCGCCGGTCCTGGCCGAACTGGCGGTGCTGCATCCCGGCCTGCAATTGAAGCTGCAGGTGGAGAACCGACTGCAGGATCCGATTGCCGAGGGCCTGGATTTCTGCATCCGCACCCGCAACGTCCACGACGACGCGCTGGTGGCCAAGCCGCTGGGCCTGGTCCGCGAATGGGCGTTCGCCTCGCCGGACTATCTGGCCAAGTCGCCGCCGCTGGAGGTGCCGGAGGATCTGTCGCGCCACCGCATCCTGCTGGACGTCAGCCGCGCCAAGTTGCGCGACACGCCGGAATGGCTGCTGGAAAAGGACGGCCAGCAAAAACAGATCCGCGTGCAGCCGGTGCTGTCCAGCCACCAGTACGCGCCGCTGCTGTCGGCGGCCATCGCCGGCAGCGGCATCGCGCTGCTGCCGGCCTACGTCGCCAGCGAGCACCTGAAAAGCGGCCGGCTGCTGCCGGTGCTGCCCGGCTGGAGCCACGACTGCTGGCCGGTCTACCTGGTCTATCCGTACCGGCACCCGCTGCCGCGCAAATACGAGGCCTTCATCCAGCACGTGGTGCCGCGGATGCGCGCGCTGCTGCAGGCCGGGATTGATCCAGGCCAAGGCGGCGGCGCGCCGGCCTTGCCAGAATGA
- a CDS encoding SH3 domain-containing protein, with the protein MKRLVITLLMALGAAQCAQALEFRSVKETGVALYEAPALSAKKLFVVSRYYPVEVLQSQKEWARVRDATGGIAWIPSAALSRQRWLLVVTPQAGVRDKAAEDGKLLFTVPKDGVLEMQTPPQDGWVKVRHRDGSVGYARITDLWGL; encoded by the coding sequence ATGAAGCGCCTCGTCATCACGCTGCTCATGGCCCTGGGCGCCGCGCAATGCGCCCAGGCCCTGGAATTCCGTTCGGTGAAGGAAACCGGCGTCGCGCTGTACGAGGCGCCCGCGCTGTCCGCGAAGAAGCTGTTCGTGGTCAGCCGCTATTACCCGGTGGAAGTGCTGCAAAGCCAGAAGGAATGGGCGCGCGTGCGCGACGCCACCGGCGGCATCGCCTGGATTCCGTCGGCGGCGCTGTCGCGGCAGCGCTGGCTGCTGGTGGTGACGCCGCAGGCCGGCGTGCGAGACAAGGCGGCCGAGGACGGCAAGCTGCTGTTCACGGTGCCGAAGGACGGCGTGCTGGAAATGCAGACCCCGCCGCAGGACGGTTGGGTCAAGGTCCGCCACCGCGACGGCAGCGTCGGCTATGCTCGTATTACCGACCTCTGGGGCTTGTAA